The following are encoded together in the Trachemys scripta elegans isolate TJP31775 chromosome 7, CAS_Tse_1.0, whole genome shotgun sequence genome:
- the SPCS1 gene encoding signal peptidase complex subunit 1 isoform X1 — protein MGRSKAALLPASSASILRTRTHSFTAAGGVSTRAKRSGREAAARKISPPSSEAGAAETSAASTSRAGADFGSQDAPEVSPSQAERVSEACASQGGAGNSEESSESGEAAGGATSVASTMLDVFGSIPTQMDYKGQKLAEQIFQGIILVSAVIGFIYGYIAEQFGWTVYIVMAGFALSCLLTLPPWPMYRRNPLKWLPVQESGTEDKKPAERKLKRHTKS, from the exons ATGGGGCGGAGCAAGGCTGCGCTGCTTCCGGCCAGCTCAGCGTCTATCCTCCGGACTCGGACCCACTCCTTCACCGCTGCTGGTGGAGTGTCGACGCGGGCTAAGCGGTCCGGCAGGGAGGCAGCCGCCCGCAAGATCTCGCCTCCCTCCTCCGAGGCCGGTGCCGCTGAAACCTCCGCTGCCTCCACCTCACGGGCCGGGGCCGACTTTGGCTCTCAGGACGCGCCTGAAGTTTCCCCTTCGCAGGCTGAGCGCGTCTCCGAGGCCTGCGCTTCTCAGGGCGGGGCGGGCAATTCCGAGGAGAGCAGCGAGAGCGGGGAGGCAGCCGGCGGCGCGACTTCCGTCGCTAGCACCATGCTGGACGTATTCGGCTCCATCCCCACCCAGATG GACTACAAGGGTCAAAAACTAGCAGAACAGATTTTTCAAGGGATCATTCTTGTTTCTGCG GTAATTGGTTTTATCTATGGCTATATCGCTGAACAGTTTGGTTGGACTGTCTATATAGTTATGGCTGGGTTTGCTTTATCGTGCCTG CTAACACTCCCTCCATGGCCTATGTACCGCCGCAATCCTCTGAAATGGCTACCTGTCCAAGAGTCGGGAACAGAGGATAAGAAGCCAGCAGAGAGAAAACTGAAAAGGCATACTAAAAGTTGA
- the SPCS1 gene encoding signal peptidase complex subunit 1 isoform X2 gives MGRSKAALLPASSASILRTRTHSFTAAGGVSTRAKRSGREAAARKISPPSSEAGAAETSAASTSRAGADFGSQDAPEVSPSQAERVSEACASQGGAGNSEESSESGEAAGGATSVASTMLDVFGSIPTQMDYKGQKLAEQIFQGIILVSALTLPPWPMYRRNPLKWLPVQESGTEDKKPAERKLKRHTKS, from the exons ATGGGGCGGAGCAAGGCTGCGCTGCTTCCGGCCAGCTCAGCGTCTATCCTCCGGACTCGGACCCACTCCTTCACCGCTGCTGGTGGAGTGTCGACGCGGGCTAAGCGGTCCGGCAGGGAGGCAGCCGCCCGCAAGATCTCGCCTCCCTCCTCCGAGGCCGGTGCCGCTGAAACCTCCGCTGCCTCCACCTCACGGGCCGGGGCCGACTTTGGCTCTCAGGACGCGCCTGAAGTTTCCCCTTCGCAGGCTGAGCGCGTCTCCGAGGCCTGCGCTTCTCAGGGCGGGGCGGGCAATTCCGAGGAGAGCAGCGAGAGCGGGGAGGCAGCCGGCGGCGCGACTTCCGTCGCTAGCACCATGCTGGACGTATTCGGCTCCATCCCCACCCAGATG GACTACAAGGGTCAAAAACTAGCAGAACAGATTTTTCAAGGGATCATTCTTGTTTCTGCG CTAACACTCCCTCCATGGCCTATGTACCGCCGCAATCCTCTGAAATGGCTACCTGTCCAAGAGTCGGGAACAGAGGATAAGAAGCCAGCAGAGAGAAAACTGAAAAGGCATACTAAAAGTTGA